Proteins encoded within one genomic window of Armatimonadota bacterium:
- a CDS encoding molybdopterin-dependent oxidoreductase, which translates to MAVVKEREEVLAVVGQRLPRVDGWAKVMGRAQYADDLSLPGMLFGRLARSTQAHARIREVRVQRALELPGVVAVITGKDLPIRYGVFPVGQDETALAVDKVRYVGEPVAAVAAVDPYTAEEAVRLIEVDYEPLPARMSIEEALAHPEPRIHDYGPFGNVHRLASLEFGDVEKGFAEADYVREDLFFYEGSTHAPMEPHSALAWWDPGAKQLTLWTSHQAPHYLHKGLAKALQLEEHQVRIIVPAVGGGFGGKLDIFHHEVCAAKLSMLTGHPVKITLTREEVFYAHRGRHPELLRIRTGVTRDGRITAIHVEAYLDGGAYCSFGPATLLYAGTHEPVSYRIPHYRFQGVRVFTNKPPCGPKRGHGTPQARCALEVHLDKLSEDLGLDPVALRLRNLTGPHELTVNWLEITSNGLRECIERVVEASGWYEKRGRLPYGHGIGFACSAYLTGAGGSIYFSDMPHSEVHLRVDRTGVVTVYTLATEIGQGSATAIATIVAEVLGLAPQDIRLVTSDTDLTPIDLGSYSSRVTIMVGNAAYEAACRARDLLVEAVAEKLQIPRHRLVCRGRRIYDEENPEVGVAFAQAAQWAEARFGCLSTSGSYRPPEKLGTYKGSGVGPSPTHTFSACVAEVRCDPETGEVRVERVWIAHDIGRPLNPTLAEGQVEGSVHMALGEALLEEQAFRKHLHRGPSLLDYKIPTVHEMPEVITFFVHTEDPRAPFSAKEVGQGPLLCVTPAILNAIADALKIRVDEVPVTPEKILKALEERRKGRPARVGPTKLPSFSFPTPERVARPPQWELEAKPA; encoded by the coding sequence ATGGCGGTGGTCAAGGAACGGGAGGAAGTCCTCGCGGTGGTGGGGCAGCGTCTCCCGCGGGTGGACGGCTGGGCCAAGGTCATGGGTCGGGCCCAGTACGCGGATGATCTTTCCCTGCCCGGGATGCTCTTCGGCAGGCTCGCCCGGAGCACCCAGGCACATGCCCGGATCCGAGAAGTCCGGGTGCAGCGGGCCCTGGAGCTGCCGGGGGTGGTGGCGGTCATCACGGGGAAGGACCTCCCCATCCGGTATGGGGTGTTCCCGGTGGGACAGGACGAGACCGCCCTGGCGGTGGACAAGGTGCGCTACGTGGGGGAGCCCGTGGCCGCGGTGGCCGCGGTGGACCCCTACACCGCGGAGGAGGCGGTCCGCCTCATCGAGGTGGATTACGAGCCCCTTCCAGCCCGCATGAGCATCGAGGAGGCATTGGCGCACCCGGAGCCCCGCATCCACGACTACGGACCCTTCGGGAACGTGCACCGCTTGGCATCCCTGGAGTTCGGGGACGTGGAGAAGGGGTTCGCGGAGGCGGACTACGTGCGGGAGGACCTGTTCTTCTACGAGGGCAGCACCCACGCGCCCATGGAGCCCCACAGTGCCCTCGCCTGGTGGGATCCCGGGGCGAAGCAGCTCACCCTGTGGACCTCCCACCAGGCACCGCACTACCTCCACAAGGGTCTCGCGAAGGCCTTGCAGCTGGAGGAGCACCAGGTGCGGATCATCGTGCCCGCGGTGGGCGGGGGATTCGGCGGGAAACTGGACATCTTCCACCACGAGGTGTGCGCGGCGAAGCTCAGCATGCTCACGGGTCACCCCGTGAAGATCACCCTCACCCGGGAGGAGGTGTTCTACGCCCACCGAGGCCGACACCCGGAGCTGTTGCGCATCCGCACCGGAGTTACCCGGGACGGCCGGATCACGGCCATACACGTGGAGGCCTACCTCGACGGCGGGGCATACTGCTCCTTCGGGCCGGCCACCCTGCTGTACGCGGGCACCCATGAGCCCGTGAGCTACCGCATTCCCCACTACCGGTTCCAGGGCGTGCGGGTGTTCACCAACAAGCCCCCCTGTGGCCCCAAGCGGGGACACGGCACCCCACAGGCCCGGTGCGCCCTGGAGGTCCACCTGGACAAGCTGAGCGAGGATCTGGGCCTGGACCCCGTGGCGCTTCGGCTGCGCAACCTCACGGGACCCCACGAGCTCACGGTGAACTGGCTGGAGATCACCAGCAACGGTCTCCGGGAGTGCATCGAGAGGGTGGTGGAAGCGAGCGGGTGGTACGAGAAGCGCGGGCGGCTCCCGTACGGGCACGGGATCGGGTTCGCGTGCAGCGCCTACCTCACGGGGGCGGGAGGGTCCATCTACTTCAGCGACATGCCCCACTCCGAGGTGCATCTCCGGGTGGACCGCACGGGCGTGGTCACCGTGTACACCCTGGCCACGGAGATCGGTCAGGGGTCCGCCACCGCCATCGCCACCATCGTGGCAGAGGTCCTCGGGCTCGCACCCCAGGACATCCGTCTCGTCACCTCCGACACGGACCTCACGCCCATCGACCTCGGCAGCTACAGCAGCCGCGTGACCATCATGGTGGGCAACGCGGCCTACGAGGCCGCCTGCCGGGCACGGGACCTCCTGGTGGAGGCGGTGGCGGAGAAGCTCCAGATCCCCCGACACCGGCTGGTTTGCCGGGGGCGACGCATCTACGACGAGGAGAACCCGGAAGTCGGGGTTGCCTTCGCCCAGGCGGCCCAGTGGGCGGAGGCGAGGTTCGGATGCTTGTCCACCTCCGGGAGCTACCGGCCGCCCGAGAAGCTCGGCACCTACAAGGGATCGGGGGTGGGACCTTCCCCCACCCACACCTTCTCCGCCTGCGTGGCGGAGGTGCGGTGTGATCCGGAGACGGGCGAGGTTCGGGTGGAGAGGGTGTGGATCGCCCACGATATCGGGCGTCCTCTGAATCCCACCCTGGCAGAAGGGCAGGTGGAGGGCAGCGTGCACATGGCCCTAGGCGAGGCCCTGCTGGAGGAGCAGGCCTTCCGCAAGCACCTGCACCGGGGCCCGTCTCTGCTGGATTACAAGATCCCCACGGTTCACGAGATGCCGGAGGTCATCACCTTCTTCGTCCACACGGAGGATCCCCGGGCCCCCTTCAGCGCGAAGGAGGTGGGACAGGGGCCGCTGCTGTGCGTGACCCCGGCCATCCTGAACGCCATCGCGGATGCCCTCAAGATCCGGGTGGACGAGGTGCCCGTGACCCCGGAGAAGATCCTCAAAGCCCTGGAAGAGCGTCGAAAGGGACGGCCCGCCCGGGTGGGACCCACCAAGCTTCCCTCTTTCTCCTTCCCCACCCCGGAACGGGTGGCCCGACCCCCGCAATGGGAACTGGAGGCGAAACCCGCTTAG
- a CDS encoding (2Fe-2S)-binding protein gives MDQPVRLQVNGREYRLLVPVHRTLLEVLREDLGLVGTKHGCELGECGVCTVLVDGKPTLSCLLLAVDAEGHEVTTIEGLGQDGALHPLQKAFAELGALQCGYCTPAMILTAKALLEENPTPTPEQIRDALSGVFCRCTGYVKIIEAVGTAARHLSAGTSGSR, from the coding sequence ATGGACCAGCCGGTACGCCTCCAGGTGAACGGCCGCGAGTACCGCCTGCTGGTGCCCGTTCACCGGACCCTCCTGGAGGTTCTGCGAGAAGACCTGGGGCTCGTGGGGACCAAGCACGGGTGTGAGCTGGGGGAGTGCGGGGTGTGCACGGTGTTGGTGGACGGCAAACCCACGCTCTCCTGCCTCCTGTTGGCCGTGGACGCGGAGGGCCACGAGGTCACCACCATCGAGGGGCTCGGCCAAGATGGAGCGCTGCACCCCCTCCAGAAGGCCTTTGCGGAGCTCGGCGCCCTCCAGTGCGGGTACTGCACGCCCGCCATGATCCTCACCGCGAAGGCCCTCCTGGAGGAGAACCCCACACCGACCCCGGAGCAAATCCGGGATGCCCTGTCCGGGGTGTTCTGCCGGTGCACGGGATACGTGAAGATCATCGAGGCGGTTGGAACCGCGGCAAGGCACCTCTCCGCGGGCACGTCCGGATCGAGGTAA
- a CDS encoding acetate--CoA ligase family protein, whose translation MPHPVIARALEQGRGFLLEPESYALCQAYGIPHAPFATCRTAEEAVAAADRMGYPVVLKVVSPHILHKSDVGGVVVGLRSGEEVAAAYLQLLEAVSRAAPQASVEGVLVQRMERGSAELVVGGLVDPQFGPVVMVGSGGVLVELLRDVSFRLAPLDLEEALQQLAETRAHRLLQGLRGNPPADIRAVGEMLVRVGELLLAEQDIQELDLNPVVAGPEGCVAVDARVILRTEGSAGQLPLA comes from the coding sequence ATGCCCCATCCCGTGATCGCGCGGGCCCTTGAACAGGGTCGCGGCTTCCTGCTGGAGCCGGAAAGCTACGCCCTGTGCCAGGCGTACGGGATCCCGCACGCGCCCTTCGCCACCTGCCGCACCGCGGAGGAGGCGGTGGCGGCCGCGGACCGCATGGGGTATCCCGTGGTCCTCAAGGTGGTCTCCCCCCACATCCTGCACAAGTCCGACGTGGGAGGGGTGGTGGTGGGCCTGCGGTCGGGGGAGGAGGTGGCGGCCGCGTACCTCCAGCTCCTGGAAGCGGTGTCCCGCGCTGCCCCTCAAGCCTCCGTGGAGGGCGTCCTCGTGCAGCGCATGGAGAGGGGAAGCGCGGAACTGGTGGTGGGGGGGCTCGTGGACCCGCAGTTCGGTCCCGTGGTCATGGTGGGCTCGGGCGGGGTCCTCGTGGAACTCCTGCGGGACGTCTCTTTCCGTCTCGCCCCGCTCGATCTGGAGGAGGCCCTGCAGCAGCTGGCCGAGACCCGGGCACACCGCCTCCTCCAGGGCCTCCGGGGGAATCCTCCCGCGGACATCCGGGCCGTGGGAGAGATGCTGGTACGGGTGGGGGAGCTGCTGCTGGCAGAGCAGGACATCCAGGAGCTGGATCTGAACCCCGTGGTGGCGGGACCGGAAGGCTGCGTGGCGGTGGACGCCCGGGTGATTCTCCGTACAGAGGGGTCTGCCGGGCAACTCCCCCTGGCCTAA
- a CDS encoding CoA-binding protein, whose translation MSELGEAPRTARSLDALFRPRGVAVVGASPDPGSPGHQILRFATQTHFPGAVYPVHPSAREVAGLRAYSSVLEVPGPVDLVVLAVPARVCVEVARQIAQRHDERGDAAAVVVVSGGFAETETPEGRALQEALLEPLRSRGIRVVGPNCMGVLDTHTGVTTTFDLGTYPEGGLSLITQSGAFAISFLQWARPLGMVGLAKLVSVGNMADVDLTELVRYLGADPHTRVIGVYMEGIRDARAFVLAAREVTPKKPVVVYKAGRTELGARAASSHTGSLAGRDEIYEGAFRQAGVLRAHRVSEFYDLVRVLEKLPLPSGNRVCVCSAIGGPGTICVDEVAASGVLQLAHLSEAVREALRRVLAPTATIGRPDGYLDMTGSIRAQTHGEVLRVVLEAPEVDAVLLLTTPPAFLDEEEVAEAILSAYRAQPEPRKPVLPVLTFGDTVARARRRLEAGGLPTFEFPDAAVQALAQVVRYARYRARRSS comes from the coding sequence ATGTCTGAGCTAGGCGAAGCACCGCGGACCGCCCGGAGTCTCGACGCGTTGTTCCGTCCCCGCGGGGTGGCCGTGGTGGGAGCCAGTCCGGATCCAGGCTCCCCGGGCCACCAGATCCTCCGATTCGCCACCCAGACCCACTTCCCCGGTGCCGTGTACCCCGTGCACCCCTCCGCGCGGGAAGTGGCGGGCCTGCGCGCCTACTCCTCCGTCCTGGAGGTCCCGGGTCCGGTGGACCTCGTGGTCCTCGCGGTGCCGGCCCGGGTGTGCGTGGAGGTGGCCCGGCAGATCGCGCAGCGCCACGACGAGCGCGGGGACGCGGCCGCGGTGGTGGTGGTCTCCGGCGGGTTCGCGGAGACGGAAACCCCGGAAGGGCGGGCCCTCCAGGAGGCGCTCCTGGAACCTCTCCGATCCCGGGGCATCCGGGTGGTGGGGCCCAACTGCATGGGCGTGCTGGACACTCACACGGGCGTGACCACCACCTTCGACCTCGGGACTTACCCAGAGGGCGGTCTCTCCCTGATCACCCAGAGCGGAGCGTTTGCCATCTCGTTCCTCCAGTGGGCCCGTCCCCTCGGCATGGTGGGGCTAGCGAAGCTGGTGTCCGTGGGGAACATGGCGGATGTGGACCTGACGGAACTCGTCCGCTACCTGGGAGCGGATCCACATACCCGGGTGATTGGCGTGTACATGGAGGGGATCCGGGACGCCCGGGCGTTCGTTCTGGCGGCCCGGGAGGTGACCCCCAAAAAGCCCGTGGTGGTCTACAAGGCCGGGCGCACGGAACTGGGAGCCCGGGCCGCCAGCAGCCACACGGGTTCTCTCGCGGGCCGGGACGAGATCTACGAGGGGGCCTTCCGGCAGGCGGGCGTCCTGCGGGCGCACCGCGTATCGGAGTTCTACGACCTCGTCCGGGTCCTGGAGAAGCTGCCGCTCCCTTCGGGCAACCGGGTTTGCGTCTGCAGCGCCATCGGGGGCCCGGGCACCATCTGCGTGGATGAGGTGGCCGCAAGCGGCGTGCTGCAGCTGGCCCACCTCTCGGAGGCGGTCCGGGAGGCCCTGCGGAGGGTGCTGGCACCCACCGCCACCATCGGCAGGCCCGACGGTTACCTGGACATGACGGGTTCTATCCGTGCCCAGACCCATGGGGAGGTCCTGCGGGTGGTGCTCGAGGCGCCGGAGGTGGATGCGGTCCTCCTCCTCACCACCCCACCCGCGTTCCTCGACGAGGAGGAGGTGGCCGAGGCCATCCTGAGCGCCTACCGGGCCCAGCCGGAACCCCGCAAGCCCGTGCTGCCCGTGCTCACCTTCGGGGATACGGTGGCCCGGGCCCGCAGAAGGCTCGAGGCCGGAGGGCTGCCGACCTTCGAGTTCCCGGATGCCGCGGTCCAGGCCCTGGCCCAGGTGGTGCGATACGCCCGCTACCGGGCGCGGAGAAGTTCGTGA
- a CDS encoding DUF364 domain-containing protein — MQLVEAWTEALRARLSGEPVAVQDARVGVFYTAVALATGHVGVAFTPRGLADTVCCPRSAASAPPAGRLVGQDAWKLAADARSPVPLRRAVGVATLNALSALAVDRFGVPGGVQIPGLDALEAAGVLPEDRVALVGAFSPFIKALKNTVSALWVVDRHPEALREEERPLWRPPEGASEVLREATVVVITGSALVEGGMDELLESSRRARRVVVAGPTAPPWPEPFFQRGVHVLGGIRALDGPRLVRIVGEGGSGYFFQEAAEKICLVREDVVPDLRAVSAQEALRRS; from the coding sequence ATGCAGCTCGTCGAGGCTTGGACGGAAGCGCTTCGGGCTCGGCTCTCGGGTGAACCGGTCGCGGTCCAGGACGCCCGGGTGGGTGTCTTCTACACCGCGGTGGCCCTCGCCACGGGCCACGTGGGAGTGGCCTTCACCCCCCGCGGGCTTGCGGACACCGTCTGTTGTCCCCGCTCCGCGGCCTCCGCCCCGCCCGCGGGACGTCTGGTGGGCCAGGACGCGTGGAAGTTGGCCGCGGACGCCCGCTCCCCGGTTCCCCTCCGGCGGGCGGTGGGGGTAGCCACTCTGAACGCCCTTTCCGCCCTCGCCGTGGATCGCTTCGGGGTTCCCGGAGGCGTGCAGATTCCGGGCCTGGATGCCCTGGAGGCCGCGGGGGTCCTCCCGGAGGACCGCGTGGCCCTCGTGGGCGCTTTCTCCCCCTTCATCAAGGCCCTGAAGAACACCGTGTCGGCCCTCTGGGTCGTGGACCGCCATCCGGAGGCCCTGCGGGAGGAGGAACGCCCCCTGTGGCGGCCTCCGGAAGGCGCCTCGGAGGTGCTCCGGGAGGCCACGGTGGTGGTCATCACGGGGTCTGCCCTGGTGGAAGGAGGAATGGACGAGCTCCTGGAGTCCTCCCGCCGGGCGCGCCGGGTGGTCGTGGCGGGCCCCACGGCCCCTCCCTGGCCTGAACCGTTCTTCCAGCGGGGCGTGCACGTCCTGGGCGGGATCCGGGCACTGGACGGACCGCGCCTTGTGCGCATCGTAGGCGAGGGCGGCAGCGGGTACTTCTTCCAGGAGGCCGCGGAAAAGATCTGCCTGGTCCGCGAGGACGTGGTCCCGGACCTTCGGGCGGTCTCCGCTCAAGAGGCCCTCCGTCGCTCCTGA
- a CDS encoding benzoate-CoA ligase family protein: protein MGDTSGETFNLAEFLLDRHVREGRGDRPVLYFQDQTVSFRVLLERSNRLASALRRLGVEPENRVLLGLADRPEFYVAYFAALKIGAVPVLVSTLASPQDYAYFLRHSRAKVAVVEEAVAARLRCVDDPPPSLRYVVVVGEPGPSEVSWEDLLSGTVPEPGPACTSPDDMAFWMYSSGTTGRPKAVVHLHRDLLHFMPPHCREVVGLGPEDRVYSTSKLYFSYGRNNSLDGPFLYGAQVVLNPDRPEPGAVLDLLEAHRPTVFYSVPTFYAALLDHLHRTGRRVSLSFLRCCVSAGEPLPKSVFDRWWERFRVPIFDGVGSTEVGAIYLSNTPRKLRPGSSGVLLPGFEGKLLDEGGREVPRGSVGILWVKNDGIFAGYWNDSRRTRQALQGEWFVTGDLFSLDDDGFHWYMGRADDLLKPGGLWVSPLEVEGALLEHPAVAECAVVGAPDEMGLEKPMAFVVLRESYTPSPALERELRELVQARLARYKHPRWFRFVPELPRTVTGKLQRYRLREALRQERRRAS, encoded by the coding sequence GTGGGGGACACGAGCGGCGAGACGTTCAACCTGGCGGAGTTCCTGCTGGATCGGCACGTACGGGAGGGACGGGGAGACCGGCCTGTTCTGTACTTCCAGGATCAGACCGTTTCGTTTCGGGTCCTCCTCGAGCGGTCAAACCGGTTGGCGTCTGCCCTCCGTCGGCTCGGGGTGGAGCCCGAGAACCGCGTGCTCCTCGGCCTCGCGGATCGTCCCGAGTTCTACGTCGCGTACTTCGCCGCGCTGAAGATCGGAGCGGTGCCCGTTCTGGTCAGCACCCTCGCGAGCCCCCAGGACTATGCCTATTTCCTCCGGCATAGCCGGGCGAAGGTGGCGGTGGTGGAGGAGGCGGTGGCGGCCCGCCTGCGGTGCGTGGACGATCCTCCGCCATCCCTACGGTACGTGGTGGTCGTGGGAGAACCAGGGCCTTCCGAGGTCAGCTGGGAGGATCTTTTGAGCGGGACCGTGCCGGAACCGGGGCCTGCCTGTACCTCCCCGGACGACATGGCCTTCTGGATGTACAGTTCCGGGACCACGGGCCGGCCCAAGGCCGTGGTCCACCTTCACCGGGATCTCCTGCACTTCATGCCGCCGCACTGCCGGGAGGTGGTGGGCCTGGGGCCAGAGGACCGGGTGTACTCCACCTCCAAGCTGTACTTCTCCTACGGCCGCAACAACTCCCTGGACGGCCCCTTCCTGTACGGGGCCCAGGTGGTGCTGAATCCCGACCGGCCCGAGCCCGGCGCGGTCCTGGACCTGCTGGAGGCCCACCGGCCCACGGTCTTCTACAGCGTTCCCACCTTCTACGCGGCCCTCCTGGACCACCTGCACCGCACGGGCCGGCGCGTCTCCCTCTCCTTCCTGCGGTGCTGCGTCTCCGCGGGGGAGCCCCTGCCCAAGTCGGTGTTCGATCGGTGGTGGGAGCGGTTCCGCGTCCCCATCTTCGACGGGGTGGGCTCCACGGAAGTAGGCGCCATCTACCTCTCGAACACCCCCCGCAAGCTCCGGCCCGGGAGCAGCGGAGTGCTGCTCCCGGGATTCGAGGGGAAGTTGTTGGACGAGGGAGGCCGGGAGGTCCCGAGGGGGAGCGTGGGCATCCTCTGGGTGAAGAACGACGGGATCTTTGCGGGCTACTGGAACGACTCCCGGAGGACCCGGCAGGCCCTGCAGGGGGAGTGGTTCGTCACGGGTGACCTCTTCTCCCTGGACGACGACGGGTTCCACTGGTACATGGGCAGGGCGGACGACCTGCTTAAGCCCGGGGGCCTTTGGGTCTCTCCCCTGGAGGTAGAGGGGGCCTTGCTGGAGCATCCCGCGGTGGCGGAGTGCGCGGTGGTGGGAGCGCCGGATGAGATGGGTCTGGAAAAGCCCATGGCCTTCGTGGTGCTCCGGGAGAGCTACACGCCCTCGCCCGCGCTGGAGCGGGAGCTCAGGGAGCTCGTGCAGGCGCGGCTTGCCCGCTACAAGCACCCCCGCTGGTTCCGGTTCGTGCCGGAACTCCCCCGGACCGTCACCGGAAAGCTGCAACGCTACCGCCTGCGGGAGGCCCTCCGTCAGGAGCGACGGAGGGCCTCTTGA
- the npdG gene encoding NADPH-dependent F420 reductase — translation MEHEVIAVIGGTGKEGFGLGLRWAAAGLPVILGSRSRERAEEAALRARTLRPEARISGSLNREAAEAATVVVLTVPFAAQEAILSDIREAVRGKVVVDTTVPLRRLRPPELEVPLAGSAAQQAQRLLPEARVVAAFHTISAHRLQRLEAPLEEDTLVCGDDPEAKERVIRLSSQIGLRGLDAGGLHQAGTLERLAALVIQLNQRYGRKDIGLRFVGL, via the coding sequence ATGGAGCACGAGGTGATTGCCGTGATCGGCGGGACGGGCAAAGAGGGATTCGGGCTCGGGCTCCGATGGGCCGCCGCAGGTCTTCCCGTGATCCTCGGATCCCGGAGCCGAGAGCGGGCCGAGGAGGCCGCCCTCCGGGCCCGGACCCTCCGGCCCGAAGCGCGGATCTCCGGATCCCTGAACCGGGAGGCGGCGGAGGCCGCGACCGTGGTGGTGCTGACCGTTCCCTTCGCGGCGCAGGAAGCCATCCTCTCGGACATCCGGGAGGCGGTGCGGGGCAAGGTGGTGGTGGACACCACCGTCCCCCTTCGCCGGCTTCGACCCCCGGAACTGGAAGTTCCCCTGGCGGGCTCCGCGGCCCAGCAGGCGCAGCGCCTCCTGCCGGAAGCCCGGGTGGTGGCCGCCTTCCACACCATCTCCGCCCACCGGCTCCAGCGGCTGGAAGCCCCCCTGGAGGAGGATACCCTGGTCTGTGGGGATGATCCGGAGGCCAAGGAGAGAGTGATCCGGTTGAGCTCGCAGATCGGCCTGCGCGGCCTGGACGCCGGAGGACTGCACCAGGCCGGGACCCTGGAACGCCTCGCGGCCCTGGTCATCCAGCTCAACCAGCGCTACGGCAGGAAGGACATCGGGTTGCGGTTCGTGGGGCTGTAG
- a CDS encoding MBL fold metallo-hydrolase, which translates to MEGFAPRFEEAAPGVRRLRVPVPFPTRWVNVYVVGDGVDAVLVDAGYPIPEGRRILFRALREAKLRPAVLLVTHAHPDHFGLARELQEAFGCSVWMEARELQVAWAYRPEGEVWQEVAAQFLRAGMPAERVRRTVESGKQVWEPAHPPRVDRFLREGEVLNLGESAWEVLVTPGHAPAHVCLYEKRTGTLLAGDHLLPRITPNIGLWPLGGSDPLADFLGSLRSLRALPVRRVLPGHGDPYEGYAERVAELLAHHASRLETVEAVLRTGSRTGYEVHLALFGTDLDPHNERFGLVEAMAHLTYLERRGRVRAEEGDPIRYALNSGGGGWSTR; encoded by the coding sequence GTGGAGGGCTTTGCCCCGCGGTTCGAGGAGGCCGCGCCGGGCGTCCGCCGGCTTCGGGTCCCCGTTCCCTTCCCCACCCGGTGGGTCAACGTGTACGTGGTGGGGGACGGCGTAGACGCGGTGCTGGTGGACGCGGGCTATCCCATCCCCGAAGGCCGCCGGATCCTCTTCAGGGCTCTCCGGGAGGCTAAGTTGCGTCCGGCCGTCCTCCTCGTCACCCATGCACACCCCGACCACTTCGGGTTGGCCCGGGAGCTCCAGGAGGCCTTCGGCTGCTCCGTGTGGATGGAAGCCCGGGAGCTCCAGGTGGCTTGGGCGTACCGCCCGGAAGGAGAAGTCTGGCAGGAGGTAGCCGCTCAATTCCTCCGGGCGGGCATGCCCGCAGAACGGGTCCGCCGGACCGTGGAAAGCGGCAAGCAGGTCTGGGAGCCCGCTCATCCCCCCCGGGTGGATCGCTTCCTGCGCGAGGGAGAGGTCCTGAATCTGGGAGAGAGTGCGTGGGAGGTGCTGGTCACCCCGGGACATGCGCCAGCCCATGTGTGCCTGTACGAAAAACGGACGGGTACGCTCCTCGCGGGAGACCACCTCCTCCCCCGGATCACTCCGAACATCGGGCTGTGGCCCCTTGGGGGTTCTGATCCCCTCGCGGATTTCCTCGGAAGCCTCCGGAGCTTAAGAGCCCTGCCCGTTCGGCGGGTGCTTCCGGGGCATGGAGATCCTTACGAGGGATACGCGGAGCGCGTCGCGGAGCTACTGGCCCACCACGCCTCCCGCCTGGAGACCGTGGAGGCCGTGTTGCGGACAGGATCCCGCACCGGTTACGAGGTGCACCTGGCGCTCTTCGGGACGGACCTGGATCCCCACAACGAGCGGTTCGGGCTCGTGGAGGCCATGGCCCACCTCACGTACCTGGAGCGGCGGGGAAGGGTTCGGGCCGAGGAAGGGGATCCGATCCGCTACGCCCTGAACTCCGGAGGTGGTGGATGGAGCACGAGGTGA
- a CDS encoding acyl-CoA dehydrogenase family protein, translating to MAQEVAYRVASDFYAVDDLLTDVQRSVRDTVRRFVDREVLPHIGRWWLEGRFPVELVPRLAELGVLGANLPEAYGCAGLDNISYGVIMRELERGDSGLRSFVSVQGSLVMYPIYAFGSEEQRRHYLPKLARGELIGCFGLTEPTAGSDPAAMNTRARRTARGWVITGTKMWITNGSIAHLAVVWAKDESDTVRGFLVPTDLQGFSAHDIHTKISMRASVTSELVLEEVEVPEELALPNAVGLSKALSCLTQARYGIAWGAVGAAVACFEEALSYAQGRIAFGRPIAATQIIQERLVDMLTKITSSQLLAHRLGQLKDAGRMHYAQVSLAKRHNVRAALEVARDARFILGAYGITAEYHAMRHAANLESVDTYEGTYDIHTLIVGREITGQSAFGRD from the coding sequence ATGGCGCAGGAAGTGGCGTACCGGGTGGCTTCGGACTTCTATGCGGTGGATGACCTCCTCACGGACGTCCAGAGATCCGTGCGGGACACGGTGCGGCGGTTCGTGGACCGGGAAGTGCTGCCCCACATCGGGCGGTGGTGGCTGGAGGGACGCTTCCCCGTGGAGCTGGTTCCTCGGCTGGCGGAGCTCGGGGTGCTGGGGGCAAACCTGCCCGAGGCGTACGGGTGCGCGGGGCTCGACAACATCTCCTACGGGGTCATCATGCGGGAGCTGGAGCGGGGCGACAGCGGGCTCCGATCCTTCGTGAGCGTGCAGGGCTCCCTGGTCATGTACCCCATCTACGCCTTCGGCAGCGAGGAGCAGCGCCGGCACTACCTGCCCAAACTGGCCAGGGGTGAGCTCATCGGGTGCTTCGGGCTTACGGAGCCCACCGCGGGAAGCGACCCCGCGGCCATGAACACCCGCGCCCGCCGCACCGCCCGGGGCTGGGTGATCACGGGCACCAAGATGTGGATCACCAACGGCTCCATCGCCCACCTGGCCGTTGTGTGGGCCAAGGACGAATCCGATACCGTGCGGGGGTTCCTCGTGCCCACGGACCTCCAGGGGTTCTCCGCCCACGACATCCACACGAAGATCTCCATGCGGGCCTCGGTCACGAGCGAGCTGGTGCTGGAGGAGGTGGAGGTTCCGGAGGAGCTGGCCCTGCCCAACGCCGTGGGGCTCAGCAAGGCGCTGAGCTGCCTCACCCAGGCCCGGTACGGGATCGCGTGGGGAGCCGTGGGCGCGGCGGTGGCCTGCTTCGAGGAGGCCCTCAGCTACGCGCAGGGTCGCATCGCTTTCGGACGGCCCATCGCGGCGACCCAGATCATCCAGGAGCGGCTCGTGGACATGCTCACCAAGATCACCAGCAGCCAGCTACTTGCCCACCGGCTGGGGCAGCTCAAAGACGCGGGGCGGATGCACTATGCCCAGGTGTCCCTGGCGAAGCGGCACAACGTGCGGGCGGCCCTGGAGGTGGCCCGGGACGCCCGGTTCATCTTGGGCGCCTACGGGATCACCGCGGAGTACCACGCCATGCGGCACGCGGCGAACCTGGAGTCCGTGGACACCTACGAGGGCACCTACGACATCCACACCCTCATCGTGGGCCGGGAGATCACGGGACAGTCCGCCTTCGGCCGGGATTAG